CAGTCCAATGCTTTTATGGTCATCGTGGATGACCCTTCTATCGAGATCGTACAGGAGCCGCAGGTTAATGTTGCGGAAGGAACAGTCATGCAGTATATTGGCGTGGCAAGAAAGGATGCAAGAGGGCTTGTACAGGTGGGTGTACAACCGGAAGTTCTGGAAAATATGCTGGCTGGTACGGAAATATCCAGAGTCCTGCAGGATATAGATTTTGGGAAAAAAGGATATGTGTATGCGATTAATATAGAAAACGGAGAGATCGCGGCGCATCAGAACAAGGAGCTGATCGGTACGTCCGCTGTCTCTGCAGGATTTCCCGCTGAACTTACCGGAAGCGGAAAGGCCGTTATCGATGGCATCAGGGGTTATTATGTGGCGGAGCGGCACAATAGCTGGGTCATCGGTACTTTTATGCCTGCGAACGAATATTATGATGCCCGTGGCAGCCAGATGTTGGTAGTATCGCTGAGCATGTTGGTCATATTTGGTGTGTTACTCATTGTAATCAATCAGACTGTGGATGGTAAGATCGTTCAGGGAATCAATCGTATTGTTAATTCCATGAAAGAGATTGCCGGTGGAAAATTTGACGTTGTCGTCAATGAGCAGGGCAATCCGGAGTTCGTGCAGCTTTCAGAAAGCATCAATAAGATGGTTGGCAGTATCTGCCGGAATATGCGGGAAAATGAAAGGCTGTTGGAACAGCAGAAAGATGATGTGGCGAATAACCATAATCTGATCCAAAATGTGAAAAATGCCTGTATTGACCTGAATGAAGTGTCGGGAGAGACTTTGCGGAATGCGGACAGCATCCATGACGGGACCGGGGAGCAGGAAAAAGCGGTTGCAGATTTGAAGCAGATCATGAATCAACTGACCCAGGAGCTGAACCACAGCGCCAGTGCTTCTGAAAGTGCTTTGGCGGCGACAGACGGGATCGCAGAAAAAATGGCGCAGACGCAGTCTAAGATAGAATTGCTCAAAGGCTCCATGAAGAGAACGAGTGAAATGTCGATCGCAATCGAAAAGATTATTGATGAGATTGATTCCATTGCCCAGCAGACGAATATGCTTTCTCTGAATGCCTCCATTGAGGCTGCCAGAGCCGGTGAGATGGGAAAAGGGTTTGCCGTTGTGGCGACACAGGTCGGGGAGCTTGCGGAGAGGAGTGCGCGGGTGGCAAAAGAGACGAATGAGCTGATTACCAATTCCATACAGGCTGTGGAAGAGGGAAGAGAGATTACTGATCAGACGGTGAACGCATTTGATATTGTTGCGGAAAACATTGAGAAGGCCAACCATGATATAGAACAGATTACAAGCATGGTAAAACAGAATGTTGAAAGCGTTTTCAAAGCGGTTCAGAAACTGGAGAGAATATCCGGCGTCGTGGAGGAAAATGTAAAGATTTCTCATGACTCAAAGCAAGTGTCGATGCAGATGGCGGATATTACAGGAAAACTGCTGGTATTAATAGAATCATGATAGCTGTGTGAACGGAGAGGCCCCGTGACTGTGTGACAGTCATGGGGCTTCTCCGTTGTTTTTCCCAGGAGAGAGCAAAAGTCATTGACCGTCCGTTGACGCTGTACTATGATGAGAATGCAGGAGAAAATCAGGACTGCAGATCAGGCGAAGAGGGGGATATTGATGGAGATGGAGAATGAAACAGAATATTCTGATGTAAAATTTTCCCATAAAAAGAATGGTCAGATGGATATGGTGACAGGCAGTCTCTGGGATAAGATTTTATTGTTTGCCTTGCCGATTGTCGTCACGAATGTATTGCAGCAGTTGTTTAATACGGCGGATATTGCCGTCGTCGGACGGCTTGTCGGCAACGACGCGCTGGCGGCGGTGGGCTGCACAGGTCCGATCGTCACACTGTTTATCAC
The sequence above is a segment of the Lachnospiraceae bacterium JLR.KK008 genome. Coding sequences within it:
- a CDS encoding methyl-accepting chemotaxis protein, translating into MKKMFTRRLFLYMLAGLVITISVIFALQTVINQKENTASSGDKLAMVKERMRINEENIENLTVNLGENNLAKTRAFADMLVMDDTIAGDMAKLNEIKDRLMVNELHIIDENGIITSSTIEAYIGFDMKSGEQSNAFMVIVDDPSIEIVQEPQVNVAEGTVMQYIGVARKDARGLVQVGVQPEVLENMLAGTEISRVLQDIDFGKKGYVYAINIENGEIAAHQNKELIGTSAVSAGFPAELTGSGKAVIDGIRGYYVAERHNSWVIGTFMPANEYYDARGSQMLVVSLSMLVIFGVLLIVINQTVDGKIVQGINRIVNSMKEIAGGKFDVVVNEQGNPEFVQLSESINKMVGSICRNMRENERLLEQQKDDVANNHNLIQNVKNACIDLNEVSGETLRNADSIHDGTGEQEKAVADLKQIMNQLTQELNHSASASESALAATDGIAEKMAQTQSKIELLKGSMKRTSEMSIAIEKIIDEIDSIAQQTNMLSLNASIEAARAGEMGKGFAVVATQVGELAERSARVAKETNELITNSIQAVEEGREITDQTVNAFDIVAENIEKANHDIEQITSMVKQNVESVFKAVQKLERISGVVEENVKISHDSKQVSMQMADITGKLLVLIES